From Microtus ochrogaster isolate Prairie Vole_2 unplaced genomic scaffold, MicOch1.0 UNK1, whole genome shotgun sequence:
AGTTTTTGAGGTATGGAGTTTTAGCTATCGTGGCTGGGTTTTACTCAATCTCAAATAATAGGGCTCTGGTTATTTTGCAGAGTGTCTCTGAAGAATGGACAGAATTGCCCTGGCTAACTACAAGCTACGGTTCACAGTGGATAAATGTTGGCGTGCTTTTTTactttctgactttttaaaactttgtttcatATCTTATAGTTTCCAATCAATCTTAATATGAATACTGTTATGAAATTCAGtataaaatcttttcttaaatagtttaaaagtaaaatgtgtttGTAGTATTCTTTAATGATTTAGCATTTCTGAAAATGTCATGTTCTCAAAAATTTACCCTAGCCTGAAATGGGGTATATATTCatctgagaaaatgaagaaattagcTTAAAGGATCAAGTTTTTTGATcttttagttttcagttttgtattttaattttttgaatgatTAGGTAGAATATGGTGCCAAATAGCAAATTATAAATTGCATGGTTAAAGAAAGACATTATATTATACCTAAGAACCTTGTAATTACTAAGTGATTAATGAGAACATTTGCTTTCACCATGCTTAATATTTAGATGTTCATAAAATATTCTGAAGTGGGAAACATTCTTTATAATATAGACTTATATTTAAGACATTGATTTGCATGTCTATAAAATTAACCCTCATTGGccaataaattacattttatagaaTAAAAGGTAAATTTTTATAGTGGTTTACTGCTAGTGAAAGtgtaaaaataaattgtatatgaCTCTTATTTTATGTCAGGACAGTTTACAAAACTCAATTTCTGGTGGCTTCTGTTTCAGAGATGCCCGCGTGGTAAAAGACATGGCTACAGGAAAGTCCAAGGGATATGGCTTTGTCTCCTTTTTCAACAAATGGGTGAGCACAATCAGAAGTGCATGCACAGTGCTGTAGAGTGGGACAGAAACACTCAGGTTGTTTTAATCTTTTTGTCTACTATGTATTTAGTTCACTGAGAATTAGCACTTTCACTAGAAAGCAactcttttattgtttgtttatttagtcaTTTAGCTCCTGACGCAGGCAAAATACTGATACTGTGTTTCaaacaatgcaaaataaaaatgcttacaACCAAAAAAATCAGCCCAAAATGTTTTGTGAAGGTACTTTCAATGATTTGTAATTGTTCGGTTATCCCAAAGACTGTGAGAGATATATACTGCTGCCTTACCCCTGTTTAGCATTCCCTAAACCCATTACCGGGCAAATGGAATTTAAAGACAATGTTGCAATTTTGAAAAGCTATTAGTATTATGTTCCATgaagcattttcctttttaaaaaatctgtacaaagcatcacattttctttattgctataaattatttgtaatatcaaCTAATTACAGCTTCTTTATTGTCTCTAATGTGCGGAACAGGATGCAGAAAATGCCATTCAGCAGATGGGTGGCCAGTGGCTTGGTGGAAGACAAATCAGAACTAACTGGGCAACCCGAAAGCCTCCAGCTCCAAAGAGTACATATGAGTGTAGGTGCTTTGGAGAAGAGAAGCAATGTGGAATTGTGGAGAGAAAATACACTAGATTTTAAATGTTAGAGCTGTTCCCGGAGACTTATTGCAGAAATAGATGAGAAGCAGATCAAGACTACTGTTCAAAAtgtacttagtttttatttttgtgattttaaataattatctCTAATGTCAAGTCTCCTGTTAAATAGAGCATATGGGATAGTGTTTATGCATTCTTGGGGGAGGCTTCATTCTGAACTAAAATTAGtatgtgttggggctggagagatggctcagaggttaagagcattgcctcctcttccaaaggtccttagttcaattcccagcaaccacatggtggctcacaaccatctgtgatgaggtctggtaccctcttctggcctgcaggcatacacacagacagaatattgtatacataataaaaaaaaatagtatgtcTTTTATAGGCCTTTTGATTGAGGAAAACTGTCGTTATAGTAGAGTAGTTCTTCCAAATATGGGTAATGATTTGAAgatagaaaatgttttctcttcccagccaACACCAAACAGCTGTCATATGATGAGGTTGTAAGTCAGTCTAGCCCCAGCAACTGCACTGTGTACTGTGGAGGAGTGACATCAGGACTGACAGGTATGGGAGTTTGCCTGTGTGGCACCATGAAACTAGcttaaactgaaaagcttcatATCTGTAGGTTTTTTTAATACTAtgaattctttttcttgtgttgtttttgttttctaacagAACAACTAATGCGTCAGACTTTTTCTCCATTTGGACAAATAATGGAAATTCGAGTCTTCCCAGATAAAGGATATTCATTTGTTCGGTAGGGGTAGTTTCTTTCAAAACttcttttcttaagaaataattttgagcATTTAATATAATGGTTTTCTTAAGATTTTGTCTTGGCTTATCTATTTAAACCTCAGTTCAAGTGCATTCACCTGGAAAGAGAAACTTTTTTAGTGTATAACTGTGTGCTCATGTTtttattaaccttttttttttgtttgtttgtttgttttttgtttttcgagacagggtttctctgtagctttggagcctgtcctggaactccctttgtagaccaggctggtctcgaactcacagagatccgcctgcctctgcctcccgagtgctgggattacaggcgtgcgccaccactggccagcccttttttttattgacaaggtctcactgttctgccctggctggcctcgaactctcagagctccacctgcctctggctttcaagtactgggattaaaaactacttaatgatatatttttatgacTCCCTCTTTCCAACTCAAGGCCAAAAAAGCATACCATTCATTAAATCAAATTTCCTatgtcaggtgtggtggtccatttctgtaatcatagcacttgagaggtagagaatCTCTACAActgtgagatttaaaaaaaaaaaaatagcaaaggaaaTGTGGCATTTTTTTTGGTGGGTAGGTAGGGATCATTTCAGCAtcctctatattttttttatggttgttttgcttttctccccCAAATGGTagtcaaatttatttttcatgatttttaaaaatagtttgtgtTCATAAATACTTAAAAGAGGTTATATTGGTGATTCTTACTATTGTTTCCAataggttcaattcccatgaaAGTGCAGCACATGCGATTGTTTCTGTTAATGGTACTACCATTGAAGGGCATGTGGTGAAATGCTACTGGGGCAAAGAGACTCTTGATATGATAAGTCCCGTGCAACAGGTGAGAGGGTCCTTGACTTTGGGATAGACTTGCTGGGCTAGTAATGAGGTTGCTTTAAAATGAAGCTTGTTGATAATCCTTGTTAATGAGTTTCTAGCTCACTTCATAGTATATAAGGGCTCTTCCTACATGTATTATAGTTCCGGAGTGGTGTGTCATGGATTGCAGTGGTGACATGATGAGTGTAACCGCCTCAGTTGACTCATGCTCACACAGTGGACTTTAAAATGCTCCGCCAAACCTAACAGGGTATTAAATCTTTTCTTAATACTTGGTAGATTTATTCACAATGATTTGGAGAACTCACAAGCATGCTTGGCCAAACTGAACAAAATATAAAGCCATAAATACACGTAGGCTCTAGTAGCAACTGTAGTGGTCCAGACTCAGCACCACAGAGATTTCTGTGAGGGAGTTGTAAATGGAGCATAGATGTGCTAGTGAGAAACCCTAAACCACATCTATACTTCATACATTCCCAATCTAGAGGAAATacttacagacagttatgaacagCAAGTTCAGTCTATCCTTAGTCCATTGCCTGAGCCTTCCAAGGACTGCCACTTAGAGCCGCACATAGTTTCAGTAgtagtctttgtgtgtgtgtgtgtgtgtgtgtgtgtgtgtgtgtgtgtgtgtgtgtgtgtgtgatgctgggatAATCCAGGCCTCACATAGATTCGTATGCActcattctaccactgagctatgttctCCCAGTCCAATCCTATTATTGCAGTTGTGGTGATGGTCCTGTGCTTTGGCTATGTGGTGTATTAAGATTGTATATACAAAGAACTTCAAGTAATACTAAATTATCTGTTGTAATTTTACTTGATAGCAGCAAAATCAAATTGGATATCCACCAGCATATGGCCAGTGGGGCCAGTGGTATGGAAATGCACAACAGATTGGCCAGTATGTGCCTAATGGCTGGCAAGTACCTGCCTATGGGATGTATGGCCAGCCATGGAGCCAGCAGGGATTCAAGTAAGCACGTTTGCTCTTTGCCTTTTGTAACCTTGGAAAACATCAGAAAGAACTTAAGTATTGAGTAAATCATGTGGCCCCGGGGTTAAGCGTAATGATAGCCTTGAAGGATTTTACCCAAGGTTCACATTTTAACTCCACATGATCTGTAGGGAATGTgtgctctcttcctctctctctctctctccatatacatgcaaacaaaataagataaaattttgcCTAGAAATATCTTTCTTTGAAATATGATTACAACAATACAATTTTTGGTGATGTTTAATAATAAatcaacttttttattattacattttgtttatttgtgtgacACACATACCATTTGGTACTCATGCTGTCCaaggaaaacttgtgggagttctttccttctaccctaTGAGTCTTGGTGATGTAGCTCAGGTTTCAGCTGAGTGGCAAACACTTTGACCCAGTGAACCATCTTACCAGtccaaattttttgtttgtttgttttctgaggcaaaATCTTATAAagcccatgctagccttgaacttgatataAAACtgatgatgactttgaactcttacttctcttgcttctacttcccaatTACAGGGTTCCAACAACACACCCAAATAAATCAACCTTCTAGTGAAGAGTACTTGATAGTTTCTAAGCTTTTCATGTGACTGTAGCtccttatctattttttaaaatttatttttattttatgtacacctgcatgtgtgtctatatgagtATGTTGAATTCCCTACAACTaaagcttccatgtgggtgctgggaattgaaccaggtcctctggaaagagcagccagtattcttaaccacttaaaccatctctctagcctcctaaTCTGTTGCAAGTCTCTTGGCTGCATATATGTTTGCATATCACCCTGGTGTCTGCAGTGGTTAGAATTGAATCACTTAGAACTGGACtttggatggttgtaagccaccatgtgggtactgggaattgaatctgggtcctttgcaagaggaACAAGTGCTATTAACTCCTGAGCCAACTTTTGCAGCCCCTGGATATACATTGTTAACCCAGAGAAAAAGACTTtccctttatgtgggttccagctATCAAAAAGACTccccattctctctgtgtgtctgttcctcTGAGATGAAAGTTTGCTCTAGGAGCTTTCCTTTCCTCAAACTCTGTGGTCCCCCACTTGCACTGCATAGGCTATTCGCCTCAGTCATTTTGCCATTATTACTTGTCTCTCCCCCTAATCAGGTTCCACAGTTTATCAAGGACATTTGGGCAGCAGGTTTGGTTCTTCATACCCAAGGTAACCAATGTCTCACAGGTGACATTTGTCAAAGTTGATTCTGTGATGATGTAGAACTCTGGCATTAACCCAGCCTCTGGTGTTTCTGTTGTTTACCAATGATGCCTTCCTTGGCTATGCCCACATGGCCCTGGACTTTGTTCGCTATGAGCAGATGAAATGAATGAGCAGTACAAGTACTTTGGATAtgcattgtgttttttttcccgTATGAAAGGTTTGTTCATACACTGTTATGTCACAGGGCTTAAGCACCCAAATGATgccattttatttacatttctaaaaAACTAGGATTATAACCACATTAAATCAAAGTATACCATAAGGCAGGTGAGATGGCATACTcttaatcccagctttcagatGGCAGAGGCTGGTACATGTCTATAATTTGGAGGCTAGcatggtttacatagcaagtgccATGCTAGCTCAGGCAACAGTCctttttccaaaaaagaaatgaaagaaaaaagaaaagtgatataTTGTATATTTGTCTGAAAATGCCCGATTAGAAATATTCTGTaatggagctgggaagatggctgagcaattaaGATCACTTGTTTCTACAGAGGACCCGGTTCTTAGCACACGACAGGTCACTCTGTAATTTCAGTCTAGAGATCCAGCTAGGCATGCTGTGCACGTGTTTACAGGCTGGCaaaactcaaacacataaaaataagtcttaaaaaaaaaggaaagataaaactttaaatattctttttaaaactacttttaaattttctttgagaattATAGATGTTAGTTTGCTCTATTCCTGGTAATCAAGTTTgtgctttgagacagtgtctcttactggcctggaactcactgttttgaaacagagatccgcctgctctgcctcctgagtgcctgcgAACAAAGGGAATGGCTTGTATAATGTGCATCTGGCCTAAGTGGGGAGAGGTTTTTCTGAGTTCAAAGGAATAAGAgttaatagattaaaaatattttctttttttcttcctttccttccttccttctttcttttcttttttcttttttggtttttgctgaaactcactctgaatagcaggctgacctcaaactcacagtgtttcgcctgcctctatctcccaattactgggattaaaCGTCCAGCCTAAAACTattttcttggggctggagatatgactcaggtaaagagcactggctgctcttctagaggtcctcagttcaattcctagcaaccacctataatgagatctggtaccttcttctgatatgcaggcaaacatgcaggcagaacacataattatactaaataaataaataaatcttttcttataaaaataataaattactcaaatgtatatattgttttggggtgttttttgGGGGaatgggttttttgggggggttgtttgtttttgtttttcaagacaggtttctctgtagctttggagcctgtcctggaactagctcttatagactagattggcctcaaactcacagagatcctcctgtctctacatcctgagtgctggattaaaggcatgcgccaccactgcccagcagtttattggtttctttgagacaggattttgctgtgcagacctggctgtcctggaactagctctgtggactgGGCTGTCAAGGcttgcatcaccatgcctggctggggatacttctttttaagagaaaatacctttgtgtttgtttttcctgccttAACAGCTTTACTTATATTTGGGCTAAGAAAAGCTATGTCCCTtcaggctgaagaaatggctcaacagttaagagtactgactcttcttccagaggacatagatctcagaacccacatggcagcttataactgtctgtaactccagttcctaagaacctgacactctcacacagacatacatgcaggcaaaacaccaatacatatgaaataaaataaataagttataaacAAGAATAGAGAGAAGGTGCATCCCTGTGTATGTGCCTCTCACGCCTGGCCTGACATTGtttcccctctgcttctctcaCTTTCTCCAACAGTCAGACCCAGTCTTCTGCACCGTGGATGGGACCCAATTACAGTGTGCCGCCTCCTCAAGGACAGAATGGCAGCATGCTTCCTAACCAGCCTGCTGGGTATCGAGTGGCAGGGTATGAAACCCAGTGAAAGCAGACCACAGGATGGAAGCCAGTGGCTTGACGCCACAGGGAGGGTAGGAAAGCTGCTGTTTACTTAAAGATTTATCAGATCAGTCCGTACAGATGCCAGAtaacaatgtatttatttaaaaggtttcATCTTTTAATCATGAAATTACTTTTCATCCACATTGTTTTCAAAAGGAACAAGATGGTGGATGTCTGCCAATTTTTGCCTTCATTATCTTTTTTGATAAAGTTTCTCAGATCCTTGTTTCAAAGACAAATGCAGGGATTgctgccactttttaaaaattaagaggcAGAAAATTGCACAATGTTGAACTTTTTCCACTAAGGTAGTGTGCAGTTTTAGTTTGCATTCCTGATAGGATTTAAAACATGTAATATAgatgtaaaaagaaaagccaaacttGTGCAAAGTCTAGAAGTTCCTTAGAACTTTCAGCGTATGCACGGTTCTGTGTTAGTTTTAAAGACTAGGCATTATGTGACCTATATCATCTCCACTGTTACCCCtttggaatttttaaatgtaaattattagTTTATATCATTTTGTATCTGCATTTTTCACAACTTTGTCCTGCCTTATGAAAATTctgtaaaatattcttaaatgaaaaaaaatgatgttcaCTTAGATTGAAAACTTTTCTCAGATGGACTGAAAATGACATTCATCTTGTTTTTATATGAGAAGGTGCCTCAAGGATCCCCTGTTGGATTTGTTTAAAGGGATTTTTATCTTCTGTGATAAACTTTGCCATCTACCAGGAACTATAAAAACAACTCGTGTCTAAGGAGACTCTGCAGTGTGCTCAGTCCTCCCCACATCAGCCTCATGTGTCAGCATCCATGTTTACATGTGTGGTTTCCTAAGATAGTTCCGCAAGTTAGCAAGCTTTGTATGTCATTCCCTTCCTAAAGGTGTCATGAAGAGTTGACGTGAGACGGGTTTTACGTTTGCATGTGAATATCACATACTTACTTTGATGGTCTTTGATAAAAACTcatctgttcttgtttttcaagaattTTGAGACACAAAGTTGTATGTAAAGGAATATATTAATTTGCTGTTTTCTATTTAGATTTACTTAAGGAAGTAAATCCACTTTAATGTGTACAAATGATAGCTGTGAAACTATAGAATATTCCTCTGTCAGGCTTGGGATTCATTAAGAACTCCAAAATTAGCCTGAAGGACCAGCCgggcaaaacatttttttaaatattcagaggCCAAAatatgaacaagcaaacaaacaaacaaaaacccttaaaaTCCTACCTCCTTAAACAGCCATCAAAGAAGAGGCTCCTCACACAGGCTTGACTTGGTTCTTTGGTCCCTGATCTCCAGGAGCTCCGGCATTATTTTTGAGGTTTGCTCTTTGCTGGCAATGTTCTAGTCTTGGGATTTCTAGTTCATTTCAGAAtctcttggtttggtttggtttcagtgATGACCACAACCTCCTCCTtgacatcagagaggaaggagcccctGTGAATTGTGGGTTTTGAGACCTGCAGAGAGCTCCCCGCATTTTACTTAGGCCTGTGGAATTGGAAGCATTTCCTGGCCTGTATCTTCCAGGTAGGAGCACTTGACTCTAACCTGTTCTCTAAGCCAATCCTCTTGGAAAGCAGAGCCCAGGAAGACAGCTTGAAATGTGTGCTTCTCTGGAGCTCAATTCTATGCAGTTGTGCCGATGTTTCATTAAGTCACTGTGTATTTTTAAGTACTAATACATTGAAATTTGCTTTATGGAagatgaataaattttttaaatacttgaaaattttatttctttgaaaacttcTACAGATCAGGACAGGCAATAAAAGAAGCttaaacaaaaatactaaaaaaattttttttaatttgaaaaaaaataaaccatgcaCATCAGGAAGCTATTTtggtcaatttttctttttttagcttttttttcttttcttctgccttttgtttctattttagtaCCCTCAGTATTTTTCTCTATTAAAGAATTTTACTTCCTTTGCAACTCATAGACTACAGGATCATTTGAGCACAAGTAATTTATTTTGTGCAAAAGTAtagtttctctcttcttttgactCAGTACTGAGGACTTTTATTAGCAGCATGTTCTTGTTGCACAGATCTTAAAATGCACGTTGATTTGCTGTTGAGAAGGTGGTGGTGACGAGTTCCTGATGACAGACTGACATTTTAGGAACATAGCTGGCGTTTGTTTAAATTTCAATGTTCAATCATTTAAATCATTTTCAACCTAAAAAACTTCATCCTGGTATAAGTATCAGGTAAGGAAATTAAGGTTTTTAAACTGAACTTCTTTGCAATATGCATTCAAATTTTACTCTCTGGTACTGTATAGAAGCTGAGTGACTCTTTGTGGGTCATGGAGCCAGTATTCTTTATCCTG
This genomic window contains:
- the Tia1 gene encoding nucleolysin TIA-1 isoform X3, producing MATGKSKGYGFVSFFNKWDAENAIQQMGGQWLGGRQIRTNWATRKPPAPKSTYESNTKQLSYDEVVSQSSPSNCTVYCGGVTSGLTEQLMRQTFSPFGQIMEIRVFPDKGYSFVRFNSHESAAHAIVSVNGTTIEGHVVKCYWGKETLDMISPVQQQQNQIGYPPAYGQWGQWYGNAQQIGQYVPNGWQVPAYGMYGQPWSQQGFNQTQSSAPWMGPNYSVPPPQGQNGSMLPNQPAGYRVAGYETQ
- the Tia1 gene encoding nucleolysin TIA-1 isoform X2: MEDEMPKTLYVGNLSRDVTEALILQLFSQIGPCKNCKMIMDTAGNDPYCFVEFHEHRHAAAALAAMNGRKIMGKEVKVNWATTPSSQKKDTSNHFHVFVGDLSPEITTEDIKAAFAPFGRISDARVVKDMATGKSKGYGFVSFFNKWDAENAIQQMGGQWLGGRQIRTNWATRKPPAPKSTYESNTKQLSYDEVVSQSSPSNCTVYCGGVTSGLTEQLMRQTFSPFGQIMEIRVFPDKGYSFVRFNSHESAAHAIVSVNGTTIEGHVVKCYWGKETLDMISPVQQQQNQIGYPPAYGQWGQWYGNAQQIGQYVPNGWQVPAYGMYGQPWSQQGFNQTQSSAPWMGPNYSVPPPQGQNGSMLPNQPAGYRVAGYETQ
- the Tia1 gene encoding nucleolysin TIA-1 isoform X1, with product MEDEMPKTLYVGNLSRDVTEALILQLFSQIGPCKNCKMIMDTAGNDPYCFVEFHEHRHAAAALAAMNGRKIMGKEVKVNWATTPSSQKKDTSSSTVVSTQRSQDHFHVFVGDLSPEITTEDIKAAFAPFGRISDARVVKDMATGKSKGYGFVSFFNKWDAENAIQQMGGQWLGGRQIRTNWATRKPPAPKSTYESNTKQLSYDEVVSQSSPSNCTVYCGGVTSGLTEQLMRQTFSPFGQIMEIRVFPDKGYSFVRFNSHESAAHAIVSVNGTTIEGHVVKCYWGKETLDMISPVQQQQNQIGYPPAYGQWGQWYGNAQQIGQYVPNGWQVPAYGMYGQPWSQQGFNQTQSSAPWMGPNYSVPPPQGQNGSMLPNQPAGYRVAGYETQ